A single genomic interval of Chitinophaga sp. 180180018-3 harbors:
- a CDS encoding carboxypeptidase-like regulatory domain-containing protein encodes MFPRLVLLGILLFPLWTWAQNKKVTGTVLDENGAPVQSISVQVKGKPGGALTNKSGNFEIETGAAETLVFTAVNYITQEVSLSNASLPLTVVLKSKVTSIGDVVVVGYGTQKKRDLTGSISSVSTKDFKEQPVVNV; translated from the coding sequence ATGTTTCCACGATTAGTTTTGCTAGGTATCTTACTATTCCCTCTATGGACATGGGCACAAAACAAAAAGGTAACCGGCACCGTACTGGATGAAAATGGTGCTCCGGTTCAGAGTATCAGTGTACAGGTAAAGGGAAAGCCTGGCGGCGCCCTCACCAACAAGTCCGGTAATTTTGAAATTGAAACAGGCGCTGCCGAAACGCTTGTTTTTACTGCCGTGAACTACATTACACAGGAAGTATCGCTGAGCAATGCGAGCCTGCCGTTAACGGTTGTATTGAAATCCAAGGTCACCTCCATCGGAGATGTAGTGGTGGTGGGCTACGGCACCCAGAAAAAACGGGACCTGACCGGCTCCATTTCCTCCGTTTCAACAAAAGACTTTAAAGAGCAGCCGGTTGTAAACGTGTAA